The genomic segment GGACTGCGGCGACGAAGCGAGGATGGCCATGAACGTCCCTGGGAACTGGAACCCGCCGCCGATACTGGACGGCAACAGGGTGAGGAAGTACGCCAGGGCGGGCAGACCGCGGCGCAGGGAGAAGAGACAGATGGTGCCGAGGACGTAGAGCGTCGTGCCGCAGACGAGGGGCCATTTGAGGCGGCGGGTCCATGTGATGGCGAAGCCGGTGAGGGCGCCGAAGAAGGACGATATGAGGGTTGGGATGACGAGGCGGAGGCCGGAGTCGGTGGCGGACATGAGGAGCACGGCTTGGAAGTAGAGCGGGCTAAGGGTGTTAGTATATATGGAGATAGAGGGGGTTAGAGGACGTacatgttgaagaagatggcgttggagagTAAAGCGGCGATGGAGTTTGAGAAGATGAGGTTTGCGCGGGGGGATTGCTGGATCAGGCGCAGGGGCATGATGGGCTTGAGGACGCGGGACTCGACCCATATGAAGGTTGGGAAGCAGACTGCGAATATGGCAAGCGAGGTGATGACGAAGGGATGGGACCCTAGCTTTGTTAGCTATGCGGACAATGATGGCTTCGTGTACTTACATGGTATGACGTTGCCGCCGAGGTTCTGCACAGTTAGTATATAACAACCAGTTTCTAGAGTAAAGACTCACCAATCCAAGTATAAGAAACGAAACAGAAAGAGTCAACAACAACGACCCCCTGGCATCAAACTCCCTAACCGCCTGCATAACCGTCTTCCTCTCGCCCATGACGCCCAAATCATCAGGTATAGCAACCCACGACACACAAAgacacaacaccaacggCGGAATCTGCACGCCAAACTCCCACCTCCAACCCAGAGCCTCAGCCATGGCGCCCCCCAACGCAGCACCAAGCGCCGAGCCAACCCCATACACAATATTCATATACGACTGGTACGCGCCTCGTCGTCTACAAAGTCAGCAACGAACCCACAGAAGCAAGAGTAACATACTCAATGGGCACCAAATCACTGGTAATTATACTCCCCAGCGTCATGCTCCCACCCGCGCCGAGACCGCAAAACGCCCTCGCAGCGATGAAGCCCTCGATGCTATCTGCCAGCGCACACCACAGCGTAGCCAGGCCAAACACGACGAGCGACCCCAGGAACAGGGGCTTCCGGCCAACCGCGTCGGAGAGCCGGCCCAGGAGCGGCTGGAAGGCCGTGGaggtgaggaggaaggcgGTGGACAGCCAGGAGGCGGAGTTCGCGGCGCCGAAGTAGCTCGTGATGACGGGGTGGGAGCtcgccatgatggtgccgtCGAAGCAGCCTATGAATTGGACGGCGAGGATCTGCGAGAAGATGTACCAGAAGCGGGAGGGGGAAGTGCCGTTTAGGAAGAGGATGGGGTCGGAGTCGCTGAGGAGGGAGGTGGATGAGAGGGCTGCGGAGGATGTTCGTGGCCGGAGGAGTGGTGAGCGTTCTGAGGGTGCGGCTTCGTGTATCACGGCTTGTTCGTCGTCGTGAATTGGGATGTGGGATTGATTAGATGTGACGGGCCGGAGCATAGCCAGATCAGCTGGCTCTGGCTCAAGGACGGGACCAGAGGTTGGAAGTGACCGAGATAGTAAGTCTATGTCTGGTGCGTCATTGTCCGTGAAGTAGTCATTGTTGAGGGAGTCGCCGTGAATAACTCGGCGCTCCGGCGTGGGCACGGGCACGACGCCGGAGGTGGATGCGGATGCCGCGCCGTGATGTGAGGCCGGCATTCTGGTCTCAAGTCTTTGTGACTAGGAAAATCTTAAGGCCCGTCTacccttggacttggagaaTGTTCACGTTCCTTTCAACGGTTGAGCTGTACCGGAGAACAGATGAGGTCTTCGGACCCTGTCTGAAGGAAGACGGATTTGACGTTGGTGGATGCGAAGACGCAATTTATCCCCGGTCCGGACTATGGAGACTTTGCCGTGAACAAACCAACCAACTGGTTTTAGTATCAAGTGTCTAGCCCGCTTCAACGTTCCACAATATAAAAGCTGAATATGCACTTGTCACCTGCTTATATATTTAACCATCCTAGAAGGAGTAGTCATCGGTGGCTCTGCAGACTCATCCAACTTTTCAAAGTCCTACATATACTGTCTGCTTCGTGCATCATACACCTCCTCTGCTCCCCCACCATCGCCCGAATGTCGGCCAACTTCAACGCATGTCTCACAAGCCGGCCTGACTCACCAATCAGAGCAAAGTTTCAAAATAGACCAAGTCATCACTTGCATTTATGGAATGACTGCTCCGTCCCCGCGCCTCTGTCTAAACTTGTTCGTATTTACcaactacctacctaggtagcaTTCGTTTATTAAAGGGTATAAATTCTGCCACTCCGGTTGGGCAATTCATCCATCCCGAGACACGGTCTCTGCCTGCCCCTCACTTCCCATCTTGAGCGGCTGATTTGCAGCACTCATCCTCTGttccccaagtccaaggctTGTGTCATATGCGCTTTTACTAATAGAAACTGTTGCTCAGTAGCCGAAATTCCTGAGTTCCATGCATTTACTGCCTGCTCCGGGAGTTCACTTCCTTCCTTCAAGTTTGGGACGTTTGGCTGGAAAGTGCTGCAGCAACCAAAATGCCAGCCCCAGTAATGCCCCCGTCATGACATGGACTCATGGTGACTCGAAGTGGTGAGTCCTTGCCAAATCTCCTATTCACCAGTTGATTCACGAAATTCTGGCAGTCCACTAGATAGTCCTGAAAGTGAACAATGCAGCCTCCCGTATAACCTACCCCCAACTCACGAATTTCTGATTGTGGCAATGGGGACGACCCGTCGACAGGAAGTGCCTCCCCTAATGTGAGCAACGCCATAATGGCTGCAGCTATAATTCCCGCCGCGCGCACTTCGATAGCCTTAGCAATACGATACAAGGCCTCCGCATGATGCTCGTTCCAAAGGAAGGAGGAATCCGGAGACTCTGGAAACTCGCTCCGTAAAACCGATAATAGAGTGGTAGGCTGTAACGGCTTGAAATGGCTCAAAAATGTTGTCGACAGGCTCTCCTGCGCCAAAATCTTTTGTGGCAAAAGTGCcctgttgatgttgagtgTGCTGGTCATGTAGTCAAGTAGCATGATACGCCCCAGCTCTCCCAGGTATCGCCCTGCAGTCATGTACTCGAGAGGCTGGAAGCCAGGCTTCTCATTTTGCGCGCTCAACTCGTCGTCCCACCTGTTAATCAACCCAAGCTCGCGCATCGGTGGTGCCGTTCCGTTGATACTCCATTCCGTGTTAACTGCGATCTTCGCATCATCTACCTTCTCGCCAGGCAAAAGATTGACATTTTTCGGTCGTTTGTCCGGATGGAGGAGGCTCAGCTTCACAGGAATGGTAGCATTGCTCCCAGTGCCCAGTATCAGGCCCATAGTCGCACGACGGTGAACCACTCCGTCATAGTTGAAAATGAAGGATATTAGCGTGGCCACGGAGTCATTGGCAACGGCTGCAATGTAGATGGGCGGTGCGTCGGCGCCCCTGTGCTTATCATATGCCGCTTTGAGACGATCCCCTAGATCAACATTAGGCGGTATGGCAAAGCCTTTCCCCATGGATGTAATAGTCGCCTTTTCGAGCGACGGTTGTTCTACTGGAAAACTAAATGTGATTCCGAGAGGCAGTGGCGCATCGCCGGGGAGGTTGAATGCCTtgcttccttcttcaacaacctcgGCAATGCACTTCCCGATCCAAAGGAATAGGCTATCAGCATTATCATTTTTCAGATGATTCGAAATCGGCCACGACTTTTCCAAGTGTCGTTGGAGGCGACCAGAGGGCGATTTCGGAGTAGAATGGCCATTTGTGCTGTTGCCGTTTAGACCATTCGTGCCACTGTGTCCATTACCATTCGTCGCAACTCCATTGCTATCATCAGACTTGACGGATTCATCCGTGAGCAATTCCACGAATCCGACTCTCAAGTTGGTTCCCCCGCTGGGTTGAGGTTAGCATAATGAGAAGACCATCTCTCCCTGTTTTGATTTATGTAAGCTTACATGTCAATCGCAAGATGCCTGTATACATACGTGTTAGCGAAAGAGTCATATACATATGGAGGACTACTCGATTTTAGGAGTGAGGTGTTAATATCGGTCGTTCATGTGACCGCATGAAGAGACTCGCGCGGCCACAGCCGCACAGCACCATGAGTGAGGAAATAACATTGGGTACAATGCATATGGAAAGCTTCACTTACCGTCCGTGGCCATGATCTGCGACTGGCCGCAAAATAGACTCCGAGATGGGAGTTGGTAAGAACTGGTCCAGAGACTCCGCAGAAAGGTGGATGAAGTTTTGCAGAAACTTCTCTGACAGCAGGTGGCATTTCTCGATGTCAATGGTCATGGGCTGAAGGAAGGCGTCAAGTTGAGCCAATTGCTCAGTCGTCGAgcccatgatgatgtcgacgagTGATatccggtctggtctgttggtcGACAATAAGGGTAGCGCAGTTGAAGGCAGGTGCCACCCAAAGCTGCGATGGAGGAAAGGGAAGTGACGAGATTGGAGGTGCGAGTCTCGTTCTGAGTCGttcaatggcagcagcaaccgAGCTTCATATTCACTGAGCTGTTTTTGCAACGTCCAACTTTTGACCAAAAACCCCGGAACACGTTATGGTTCGACCAACAAAGATCGAAGAGCGAGCGATCGAATATTAATACTAGCCTGAAAGGAGAAATTCCCATGCTCCTTATTGAGATGGGTGGTGACAAGGCCACGCCACAAAGTTGCACCCGTGTCAGAGCCCTGTGGTGGCCCCATCAAGGCAGGCGTGCACACACCAAACTAGAGCAGACTGGAGCAGACTGGACATTCATCAACTTTAGGCACTCACCAGCAAATCTTCACCACGCTTCACCACTATCGCCGGACACCAACCCTCTTCAAAGCCACCAACGACACGCGGAGTTGAGCTTGGGTGGTGGCCGAACACGCCAGGACCCCTGTGGACGATCCGCCAACAATGCGGGGCTTGGAGAAACAAGCTGGGGCCAGCATGGACCAGGAGCTCCAAACACCAGCAAAGACTGAGCAACTGATTCATTGAAGTCAAGAACTGGGCCACTGGAGAGGGGCAGAAAAGGGCCTAAGTTGTCGATGCAACGTGGGACCAGCACAAAATGGAAGCCTGGAAGAATCATGGATGGCCCGGAGGTCATTTGACCCCCGCATATCTCATCGTCGTGCTTCACTTGCTAAGGactttttgtcttgtcaacTGCCCAATGGAAGCGACCTGTACGGAGGTGCTGCAGTTATGCGCTTGGCAGAAGGTCCTTgccatacggagtactccatacacAATGACAAGAAGGACAGCCGGGATGGCGTGCAGCTTACAGGCAGCCAATTATTGCGCCTGCAGTGATATTATCAAGGCTAATAAGACTGACCTCATCACCCGATTTGTTACGTATCTGGTTTCCGGCACATGCCCATTGGTGGGCAAAAGTCTTGAGGTAAAGGTCGgcattgatgagcttgacgatCAGCTCGCTCAAATCCATGCCGAAAATACAGAGTACAACACAACATAATACAAGCTCTGTTGGGTTGAATGTCTTGAACACATACACCGGCTATATTTGAGGGCGTCACCACGGGGTGATTGCCGCGGCTAGAACACTCGCCCGGCTATTATTAGAGCTGGTACCACGATCAAatcatccagcaccagcgcACATTCTCCTTTGGCAGAGGAAAGTCGTCTACCGCCAAAGGCACATGCACACATCTTTAGAAATACTGATGCACCGTGTGAGATGTGTGCACGTTTCAGAATTAGATCGAACAGCCCACCCATAATTTTAAGCTTTACTTCATGACATATATACTTTTCCCGAAACAAGATCATCAGCTGCGTCCCTCGACGAGTCCAACATCCTACACTCCTCGCTACCGACGAGAAGAATCTCGCATCCCTCTTTCAAACGTCGCATAATCGAACGTAAAGGGCTACAGAACGGTCAGGTAGCCAGAAGGATCGATGCTAGGGTATTACAGTgggggggtcagaagtatttgaacagggaaaggtatcgcatatctcgttgtgtgctgaggcatattgagctgtgttagtgtatacttgcatatgttcaaatacattggaccacagactgtaagTGAAATGCCTAGATATACAACGAGTCTTATATTACGGCAATTACCGGCGTCGAGGACATTGATATCCGACGGGCGATTTCAGGCTGAAGCCGCAGGCCACGAGCTCGGTGTATGACCCGGCGCCAGTCAAGGGTCAGGTTGACTTGCAGCAGAAGGCTAACCAGACAAGAGTTGGCTGTTTCAACGCTCCATGAGCCGGGCCTCCGCTCCCAACCAGACCCCACACATCCAGGATCACAGCCATTCCAGCCAAAAGCACGCAAGGCACATGCCACCAGAAGCTCGTCTAACCACTTGACCTCTGGCCCGTTGCGCTGTCGCACCAGACCTTCAATCACCCGACCTTGAGCCATCGCCCCAACCCACTTGCTCATTGCAGTAGGTAGTATCCGCCTATACGACTAAGAGCTTCTTGCTGTCCAACGATACGAGCCTGCAACAACATCGCCCGCCATCATACGACGACATACCTGGTTAACACAAACCCCATAAGCAGTCGGCAAGGCTTGCGAGAGCGACAAGGCGCACATTCTTGGCGACCTGGTCGGAATAGATAGAACGGAGAAGGCATCCAGCGTTTCAACCATGGATGAGAAGCAACAACTGGCACAGGGCATTCCTAGCCAGAGTCCACGTCGCTCATCGCCCATGTCACCACTATCCCGTCTTCGCAGATTTCTGCTTCCAGTTTTggcctttttcttgctgctcCGCGGCATCTATGACATCTCGTACCGACACACCTTCGCAGGGCTAGGAGTTAGGCATCTCGTGCCTCTGGAGGCACACATTATCAGCAAATGCCCAGATACCAGAGTACGTGCACCTGCCTGCTTGCAGACGAGAGTACTATACCACGTGTGCGCTCAGTTATTAATAATGATGATTGAACAGGATGCCATGAGGGAGCTGATCCTTCCCGTTATGCAGCGGGTCTACGACAAGGTTGATTTTAAGCTCAACTATATCGGAACGTAAGAACGGCCCAGAAGTGACAGATGCGATGGATGTTGGATACTAATTTTCGCGGAACAACAGTCCCACGGCAAACGACGGCGTCGAGTGCAAACATGGACCTTCCGAATGCATGGGAAACATCATCGAGCTCTGCGCTCGCGAACTCTACCCGGACCCGAAGATAAACCTCGGTTTCATCATGTGCCTGACCAAGGACTACAAGCATATTCCCGAGCGGGCTCTCGTCGAAGACTGTGCCTTGGAGCACGCCATCGatatcaaagccatcaacgagTGCGCTACCAGAGATGACGGTGCTTATGGCATGGATCTGTTGCGGCACAGCATCCAGCGGACATCTGATGTATGTACTTCTACGCGTGACAAAACGCTGTCAATTTTTGGGGGGGTTTTCGGTATTCACGACAGTCGAGGATCTGGCTAACCGGGCCTAGGCCAATGTTACCTACAGCTGCACGATCCGACTCAACGAGGAAGTTTACTGTATCCGAGACGACGGTGAATGGAAAGACTGTCCCCACGGAGCGGGCGTAAACGACCTCGTTATCGCTATTGAGAAGCTCTACCGCTCTTCTTAATCGGCTCATACACCTCTGTCCACAATTCACTAGCCTCGCCGAGCGTATACGTCATGGACACGGCCTCCATAcccgcctcatcatcaccagccatAACTTTGAGCGTCTCAATAATGCTATCCAGCCCGACCGCCTTCCCCGTGGCCTGAGTAGTACCAGCCTCGAGCGCCACATGCACAATGTGGATGTGAAAGTGGTAGTACGTTGGCTGGTAGTGGACATACAGCTTCagttggtctggttcaatggcCGGATACGTCTTGACCGTAGCCGAAACCACCTTGTCCTTCATGTGCCGCAGCCAGGGGATGtgcttcttcctcaagtCTCTCAGGGACCAGATATCCCGCCGCTCCACAATCGCCAGCAAGTGCAGTGCATCCAGCGTGCTGCGGTCCCAATTGAGGTCGGGCAGCAGGAGAAAGCCCTCATCGCCCGCCTCGCCGAGTTTGGTTCTATAAATAACGTCCTCTACTTCTGTTCGGCCCTCGATAATGTTGAATACCCAATTTAGCCTTCCTTGGTCTCGTTTGCTCTGCATGTATGGTCTAATTTTGTCTTTATATATCTCTGGCGTTTCCGTAACGAATCGAACATGCTGCTTGCTGTACTTTTTAACATGTGACTCTGTGCATGGATAAATCAAGTTTATTTTTAAATCGGCGAAGAAGCCTGCTTTTTCTTGCTGGGACTGCccttcgtcgtcgctgcCTGTCCGAGCCATGCTCCAGCTGTATATGTCATTGGCGCCCAGGTTCTTCAGCTTGGCGAGCGACGAGGGGATTCGACCTAGGTAGTTGTCTGATGTAGGGAAGGGTGCGCGCTCGAGAATCAGGAGAGCGGGTTCGTTGTCGATGGTGCCGTACATGGATGTCCGTCGACCTGCTTGATCTACTGCTAGTTAGCGATGTCACTTTGGACTGGGAAGACAAATACCTTGGTTGAGAACCCGCTCCAGTTGGAATTTGGGCACCAGCCGCTCTGCCCTGGCGTTGAGGTCCGTCATGGTAGGCTATGAAGGGGTAGAGGGTTCGTGTGTGAATCCTTGGGGAAGCAGATGAGTGCTAGGACTGGCAGAGCGACGTTTCTCGAGAGCGGTCAAGGTGATCAAGGCGATGGTTTcgtttgttggtggttgtgaaCTTGCATGTGTGCCCCTCCAGCCCCACTGTCACTGCCCACGGCGCAATGTATGTCCCAATTTGGCGGGACAAATGCGG from the Pochonia chlamydosporia 170 chromosome 6, whole genome shotgun sequence genome contains:
- a CDS encoding vacuolar basic amino acid transporter 1 (similar to Verticillium alfalfae VaMs.102 XP_003001230.1), producing the protein MPASHHGAASASTSGVVPVPTPERRVIHGDSLNNDYFTDNDAPDIDLLSRSLPTSGPVLEPEPADLAMLRPVTSNQSHIPIHDDEQAVIHEAAPSERSPLLRPRTSSAALSSTSLLSDSDPILFLNGTSPSRFWYIFSQILAVQFIGCFDGTIMASSHPVITSYFGAANSASWLSTAFLLTSTAFQPLLGRLSDAVGRKPLFLGSLVVFGLATLWCALADSIEGFIAARAFCGLGAGGSMTLGSIITSDLVPIERRGAYQSYMNIVYGVGSALGAALGGAMAEALGWRWEFGVQIPPLVLCLCVSWVAIPDDLGVMGERKTVMQAVREFDARGSLLLTLSVSFLILGLNLGGNVIPWSHPFVITSLAIFAVCFPTFIWVESRVLKPIMPLRLIQQSPRANLIFSNSIAALLSNAIFFNIPLYFQAVLLMSATDSGLRLVIPTLISSFFGALTGFAITWTRRLKWPLVCGTTLYVLGTICLFSLRRGLPALAYFLTLLPSSIGGGFQFPGTFMAILASSPQSEQAVVSSTLILWRSLGMVLGVAVSSLCVQNALVVYLDEFVSGDRKDSVIREVRASVEAVVRLEEPYREQVIRAYEASLRLTFGLCVVLAVVSVAIVVPVRLKRLPARKVRKSGH
- a CDS encoding hexokinase family protein XprF (similar to Cordyceps militaris CM01 XP_006669489.1), which gives rise to MGSTTEQLAQLDAFLQPMTIDIEKCHLLSEKFLQNFIHLSAESLDQFLPTPISESILRPVADHGHGRHLAIDIGGTNLRVGFVELLTDESVKSDDSNGVATNGNGHSGTNGLNGNSTNGHSTPKSPSGRLQRHLEKSWPISNHLKNDNADSLFLWIGKCIAEVVEEGSKAFNLPGDAPLPLGITFSFPVEQPSLEKATITSMGKGFAIPPNVDLGDRLKAAYDKHRGADAPPIYIAAVANDSVATLISFIFNYDGVVHRRATMGLILGTGSNATIPVKLSLLHPDKRPKNVNLLPGEKVDDAKIAVNTEWSINGTAPPMRELGLINRWDDELSAQNEKPGFQPLEYMTAGRYLGELGRIMLLDYMTSTLNINRALLPQKILAQESLSTTFLSHFKPLQPTTLLSVLRSEFPESPDSSFLWNEHHAEALYRIAKAIEVRAAGIIAAAIMALLTLGEALPVDGSSPLPQSEIRELGVGYTGGCIVHFQDYLVDCQNFVNQLVNRRFGKDSPLRVTMSPCHDGGITGAGILVAAALSSQTSQT
- a CDS encoding gamma interferon inducible lysosomal thiol reductase (GILT) (similar to Metarhizium acridum CQMa 102 XP_007812756.1); the encoded protein is MDEKQQLAQGIPSQSPRRSSPMSPLSRLRRFLLPVLAFFLLLRGIYDISYRHTFAGLGVRHLVPLEAHIISKCPDTRDAMRELILPVMQRVYDKVDFKLNYIGTPTANDGVECKHGPSECMGNIIELCARELYPDPKINLGFIMCLTKDYKHIPERALVEDCALEHAIDIKAINECATRDDGAYGMDLLRHSIQRTSDVCTSTRDKTLSIFGGVFGIHDSRGSG
- a CDS encoding scavenger mRNA decapping enzyme (similar to Colletotrichum fioriniae PJ7 XP_007590037.1); this encodes MTDLNARAERLVPKFQLERVLNQDQAGRRTSMYGTIDNEPALLILERAPFPTSDNYLGRIPSSLAKLKNLGANDIYSWSMARTGSDDEGQSQQEKAGFFADLKINLIYPCTESHVKKYSKQHVRFVTETPEIYKDKIRPYMQSKRDQGRLNWVFNIIEGRTEVEDVIYRTKLGEAGDEGFLLLPDLNWDRSTLDALHLLAIVERRDIWSLRDLRKKHIPWLRHMKDKVVSATVKTYPAIEPDQLKLYVHYQPTYYHFHIHIVHVALEAGTTQATGKAVGLDSIIETLKVMAGDDEAGMEAVSMTYTLGEASELWTEVYEPIKKSGRASQ